A genomic segment from Stenotrophomonas maltophilia encodes:
- the gspK gene encoding type II secretion system minor pseudopilin GspK has protein sequence MAARTRSVSCIRQRGMAVIVALLVVALVAVIATALLTRQSAQLRALRGDQLRAQVRMAVDATLERAAQQLREDVKEQLTTVGSGRWARPLELQAPLPVQVQLVDAQSMFNLRNLLAHGRPDPEARRAFIALCAGQGLGQGACASAVDHIQARLRDGDIQAQAPLPRESLIEQALPGADPVALQALARRTVVLPAQTLVNANTSDLSVLQAVTPAVEPARLQALLGERDAGHWLLNRGDIANRLQLSNEQMAVLPLGIHSEWFLAVGQVQADGSAVDFRALLWREYRDDGVRVQRVWTRIGA, from the coding sequence ATGGCAGCCCGGACGCGTTCGGTCTCGTGCATCCGCCAGCGTGGCATGGCGGTGATCGTCGCCCTGCTGGTGGTGGCGTTGGTGGCCGTGATTGCCACCGCGCTGCTGACCCGGCAGTCAGCGCAGCTGCGTGCGCTGCGCGGCGACCAGTTGCGTGCGCAGGTGCGCATGGCGGTGGACGCCACGCTGGAGCGTGCGGCGCAGCAGCTGCGTGAGGATGTAAAGGAACAGCTGACCACGGTAGGCAGCGGGCGCTGGGCGCGCCCGTTGGAACTGCAAGCGCCGCTACCGGTGCAGGTGCAGCTGGTCGATGCGCAGTCGATGTTCAACCTTCGCAACCTGCTGGCACATGGCAGGCCGGACCCCGAGGCGCGGCGCGCGTTCATCGCGTTGTGTGCCGGGCAGGGGCTGGGCCAGGGCGCCTGCGCATCCGCGGTGGACCACATCCAGGCGCGCCTGCGCGACGGCGACATCCAGGCGCAGGCGCCGCTGCCGCGTGAATCATTGATCGAACAGGCACTGCCCGGTGCCGACCCGGTGGCGTTGCAGGCACTGGCGCGACGCACCGTGGTGCTGCCGGCGCAGACTCTGGTCAACGCCAACACCAGCGACCTGAGCGTTCTGCAGGCGGTGACGCCGGCGGTCGAGCCGGCACGGCTGCAGGCCTTGCTCGGTGAGCGCGACGCTGGCCATTGGCTGCTCAATCGCGGCGACATCGCCAACCGACTCCAACTGAGCAACGAACAGATGGCCGTGCTTCCCCTGGGTATCCATAGCGAGTGGTTCCTGGCCGTCGGCCAGGTGCAGGCTGACGGCAGCGCGGTTGATTTTCGCGCGCTGCTCTGGCGCGAGTACCGCGACGATGGCGTGCGTGTGCAGCGCGTATGGACGAGGATCGGCGCATGA